CCTCGTCGGCCAGTTCTGCGGCGCGGGCGGCGCGTGCCGGGGCTGAGAGCCGGGAGGCCTGGGACAGGAAGCGGGACACCCTGCGGGACAGGGCGTCGGGAAAGCGTCCCATGTCCGCCAGATGCGCCCAGCCGCGCAGCCACGGCGGCATCTGAACCTGAGCTGGCGGGGGAGCGGTGACCCGTTCCCTCATCGCGTACGTTCCGGCCATCATGTCCCCGAGCCGTTTGGACCTCTCGTTGAACATGGCCGCGATGAACGCCACCGATCCCGCGGACATGTAGATTTCCAGGACCGCAGCCATGCCGCGGATGAAGCAGTGGCGGAAGCGCACCGCCCCGCCGTCGTCGCGCACTATCCGCAGTCCCATGGCCAGGCGTCCCAGCGACTTGCCGCGGGTCAGCGTTTCCACCGTCACGGGCACGCCGATCAGGACCAGGACCACGATCGCCAGGATCAGTGCCTGTCCCAGAGCGGGATCAACGGACTCGCCCAGGGTTTGGCCGAAGAGCAGCAGCAGCCCGAGAAGGACAACGAACTGGGCCGTCACATCGATGATGGAGCTCAGGGCTCGTGCCGCGAAGGATGCCGGACGCAGTTCCAGGACAACGGCCTCTCCGGTGACGATGGAGCTCACGGGCGGTCCTCTCGTCCGAATACTGGTGCTGGGTACTCCACTGTACCCAGCGCTAGGGTGTAACCGTGGATATGGAAGCGTTCAGCGCAGTGCATGCCCCTGACTGGTTGCGGCTGGATGAGCTTGCCGCCCGGCGCCGGCTCAGCGGGGAGGAAGCCGATGAGCTGCTGCGCCTCTACCAGCGGGCCTCGGCACACCTGTCCATGGTCCGCTCGGTGGCTCCGGAAGGCGCGCTCTCAGCTGCGCTGTCCACGCGCCTGTCCCGGGCACGAACCCGATTCACCGGCGCACGGTCCAACGTTGCCGAGGACCTGGCGTACTTTTTCGTGGTTGCACTGCCTGCCGGCTTTTACCGTGTCCGCTGGCTGACCGTTGCCGTGGGAGCGGCGTTCATTGCAGTGTCCTGGCTTTTTGGAATCTGGGCAGCGAACACCCCCGGAGTCATTGCCGCGGCCCTGGGCTCTGATGCGGAAGTCCGGCGGTATGTTGAAGAGGACTTCGCCGGTTACTACTCGGAGAACCCGGCTGCCTCCTTCGCGGGACAGGTCTGGACCAACAACGCCTGGATTGCCCTGCAGGCTGTCGCGTTCGGCATCACCGGCATTTGGGGACCGTTCATCCTGTACC
This genomic interval from Arthrobacter sunyaminii contains the following:
- a CDS encoding RDD family protein, with the translated sequence MSSIVTGEAVVLELRPASFAARALSSIIDVTAQFVVLLGLLLLFGQTLGESVDPALGQALILAIVVLVLIGVPVTVETLTRGKSLGRLAMGLRIVRDDGGAVRFRHCFIRGMAAVLEIYMSAGSVAFIAAMFNERSKRLGDMMAGTYAMRERVTAPPPAQVQMPPWLRGWAHLADMGRFPDALSRRVSRFLSQASRLSAPARAARAAELADEVSAFVSPQPPPGTRAEDFLSAVTAERRDRDYARMSRQREQTERVARRLHRLPFEQ
- a CDS encoding stage II sporulation protein M produces the protein MDMEAFSAVHAPDWLRLDELAARRRLSGEEADELLRLYQRASAHLSMVRSVAPEGALSAALSTRLSRARTRFTGARSNVAEDLAYFFVVALPAGFYRVRWLTVAVGAAFIAVSWLFGIWAANTPGVIAAALGSDAEVRRYVEEDFAGYYSENPAASFAGQVWTNNAWIALQAVAFGITGIWGPFILYQNALNVGIAAGTMAAYGKLDVFFSYILPHGLMELTAVFIAVAAGLRIFWAWVAPGRRTRAVSVAAEGRSLFTVALGLVIVLFLSGLVEGFVTASPLPAWLRIGIGAVLFCAYWAYTLVLGGRAYRMGHRGDLSRRDSGDVLRTA